The genomic stretch GAATTTGTCACCAGCATCTGGAAAATGAGCTATCAGGTTGTAATAAGTGTAGGCATTACAATGTGTTTGAAAAGAAGGGCTCTTCAGCTAATCTGAGTATTCTCATAGTTTTAATTTCCGTCTGATTGGGCATATCATTAGGGACTAAATCTTCACACGACGTAACACAATTAAGTTTATTGATTTATCTTGAAGAGTGCCGTTTCTTATGAGTTGGTGGGAGATGATTTAGACTAGTGCTCTGATTAATGTTTCGTAGTTCTTCATGCTTAACAGTATTCTCTCGCACAAATGGTTTTTCATTGCGATTGTATGAGTATAGAACGATTTGGTGAATCGGGGATGCTTATTAAATTTAGAAACTAGTTGGGAGAGGTAATGTATTGGCTTTAGACTATTTAGTTCCTGATATATGCACGCATTCGTGGTATTATAAAATGTATTCTCATTATAACTTTTTGAAGCCTCAATGGAAGCTCAAAcaaattgttttattatttatttgctGTTGCACATATTAGTTTTACAACTAAGGCAACTGGATTTTCTTAACTTTCTCGAAATACTTCTCTGCGAATACAAATTGCACAATAAAATAGCTTATGCAGCTGACTAAATACTATATTCATTGATCGTGCAGCATTGGTGTTCCTTATCTATGCATGGAGAGCTGTCTTGCTGGAATTAGCTAACTGGAGAAAGGCCGCAGTGGGTGTTGTCCGTTTTGTGGGATACCTCTTGAAACTTATCCTGGCGCTAATCTTCCATTTCATAGGTGATCCCATTACTTCTGTGATCAGATTCATAGAAACAACACTCTATGCCATACGCTCTTTCTACTCTGGCATAGTGGCATACGCTCCAATTCCAGAGTTGACAACAGTGATCATACTGGCATCCATTGTTCTTGCTATTGCAGAAGCTGTTGTTCCAAACGCCGTAAACTGTCAACCCTTTCTTCTCACAGCGTCTGGCGTAGTAGGCTATGCAGCAGTGGCAGGTTACATCTCAGAGCCTTTCTTCTGGACAATTCTAGTGGGGTTCTATGGTTACTCACGATTAGTTAAAAAGAGGGATGATGTTACATCCGCATTGCCTGCGGCAGCTGTGATGGCTGCCATAGGAGAACCATGGGTTAGAGTTTTGGTAATCGCATCTTATCTGGCCTTGGGCATTTTTCACCACTCAAAGAAGGTATCAGAGAAAAAGGAGGAAATTGTCGTGACTAATAGGAAGCTTCCAATGCCCTTGCTTGGTGCAGGCTTAGCC from Pyrus communis chromosome 7, drPyrComm1.1, whole genome shotgun sequence encodes the following:
- the LOC137740333 gene encoding uncharacterized protein; the protein is MSTSIPTISAPTPSILRLKVASFSPPRIRPHIRTIPFRNSPKLCLNPIQAQKFPGFSGKTNGFLFDRKLRVCASAKNEGVDAAEDESKGESTMPERFRYLTKEAPDPPVRWPWFVALVFLIYAWRAVLLELANWRKAAVGVVRFVGYLLKLILALIFHFIGDPITSVIRFIETTLYAIRSFYSGIVAYAPIPELTTVIILASIVLAIAEAVVPNAVNCQPFLLTASGVVGYAAVAGYISEPFFWTILVGFYGYSRLVKKRDDVTSALPAAAVMAAIGEPWVRVLVIASYLALGIFHHSKKVSEKKEEIVVTNRKLPMPLLGAGLAIGIRLAAKWAGYRHLTWMIV